A portion of the Doryrhamphus excisus isolate RoL2022-K1 chromosome 20, RoL_Dexc_1.0, whole genome shotgun sequence genome contains these proteins:
- the mrps6 gene encoding 28S ribosomal protein S6, mitochondrial, with the protein MPRYELALILKAMQRPETAATLRRTVETLMERGAVVRDMENLGERVLPYIMTKHNQRHRRGSYFLIDFYAAPSILTGLLDHLHRDVDVVRPTVLKKDTQISKQTCRGPQQ; encoded by the coding sequence ATGCCTCGCTACGAACTGGCCCTAATCCTTAAGGCGATGCAGCGACCGGAGACTGCAGCTACTCTCCGGCGGACTGTGGAGACTTTGATGGAGCGGGGCGCTGTGGTGAGAGACATGGAGAATCTCGGAGAAAGAGTTCTGCCTTATATCATGACCAAACATAACCAGAGACACCGCAGAGGATCATACTTTTTGATTGACTTCTACGCCGCTCCCAGCATTCTCACTGGCCTACTCGATCACTTGCACCGTGATGTGGACGTAGTGAGGCCCACCGTGCTGAAGAAAGACACGCAGATTTCCAAACAAACATGCCGTGGACCTCAACAGTGA
- the psap gene encoding prosaposin translates to MLLLSLLFVSSAVAIPLLGTEQCARGPPYWCQNVKTASLCGAVNHCQQNVWNKPQMKAVPCDLCKEIVMVVLQVLKDNATQAEVLGYMEKACQLIPDKGLSAECKEMVDNYYPIVIGIIIGELDDPGVACGAIGLCRSQQMALAELHQQLLSNEIPQIDLSQQATPFLLNVPQILYPQETPQPEKTPVEGAADVCQDCIKFLTDAQAEAKTNSSYIDTLIENIEKKCDQLGPGLSDMCRQYVSQYGVLALQQLFAMKPTDACAHAGFCSAVKKSAPMVQLQPAKMLPAAKTLPALNLVPATKVESAKSAKRMVRVRESPTCAICEFVMKQLEAMLEDQTTEEEVIKAVERVCTYLPSSLTGQCKDLIETYGQAIIELLVQQVDPKTVCTVLALCNDAKRAYVPALDVTTYKVGGYCKVCKMAVAYIDGILEKNATATEIEDAVRKVCSFLPDSYKEECDQLVEQYEPILVQLLLQMLDPDFVCLKLGACPEAVRRMLGVEQCSLGPSFWCRSMKTATQCDAVAHCRRHMWA, encoded by the exons ATGCTGCTTCTAAGCCTCCTTTTCGTGTCGTCAG CTGTGGCCATCCCTCTCCTGGGCACAGAGCAGTGTGCTCGTGGACCCCCTTACTGGTGTCAGAATGTGAAGActgcgtctctgtgtggagcggTGAATCACTGCCAGCAGAACGTATGGAACAAACCCCAGATG AAAGCTGTGCCATGCGACTTGTGTAAAGAGATAGTCATGGTGGTCTTACAGGTTTTGAAGGACAATGCAACACAG GCGGAAGTTCTTGGCTACATGGAAAAGGCCTGCCAGCTCATTCCTGACAAAGGTTTGAGTGCAGAGTGCAAGGAGATGGTTGACAATTACTACCCCATCGTCATCGGAATCATCATTGGAGAACTG GATGATCCCGGTGTGGCTTGTGGCGCAATCGGCCTTTGTCGCTCCCAGCAGATGGCCCTGGCTGAGTTACATCAACAGCTCCTGTCCAACGAGATCCCACAAATTGACCTTTCCCAGCAAGCAACACCATTCCTCCTCAATGTGCCACAGATCCTCTATCCACAAGAGACTCCCCAACCCGAAAAAACTCCAGTAGAA GGAGCTGCTGATGTGTGCCAAGATTGCATCAAGTTCCTTACTGATGCCCAAGCAGAAGCCAAGACCAACTCCTCATACATAGACACTCTCATTGAGAATATTGAGAAGAAGTGTGACCAGTTGGGACCCGGTTTGTCTGACATG TGCAGACAGTATGTCAGCCAGTATGGTGTTCTTGCTCTTCAGCAGCTTTTTGCGATG AAGCCCACAGATGCATGTGCCCATGCTGGTTTCTGTAGTGCCGTGAAGAAGTCTGCTCCCATGGTGCAGCTGCAGCCTGCCAAAATGTTACCTGCAGCAAAGACCTTGCCTGCTCTCAATCTTGTTCCTGCCACCAAAGTGGAATCTGCCAAGTCTGCAAAA CGTATGGTGCGGGTTCGTGAATCCCCAACATGTGCAATCTGCGAGTTTGTGATGAAGCAGTTGGAAGCCATGTTGGAAGATCAGACAACTGAG GAGGAGGTGATAAAAGCTGTGGAGCGGGTTTGCACATATTTGCCATCCAGCCTGACTGGCCAGTGTAAGGACCTGATTGAGACATACGGACAGGCCATCATCGAGCTGCTAGTGCAGCAGGTTGACCCCAAGACAGTCTGCACGGTGTTGGCGCTCTGCAATGATGCCAAGCGTGCATATGTCC ctgCCCTTGATGTGACCACCTACAAAGTTGGTGGCTACTGCAAGGTGTGCAAGATGGCCGTCGCCTACATTGATGGAATCCTGGAAAAGAATGCAACTGCGACGGAGATTGAAGATGCAGTGAGAAAAGTTTGCAGCTTCCTGCCGGACTCCTACAAGGAGGAG TGTGACCAGCTGGTTGAACAGTATGAGCCCATTCTTGTGCAGCTACTGCTTCAGATGCTCGACCCTGACTTTGTGTGCCTG AAATTGGGTGCCTGTCCTGAAGCAGTACGCAGGATGCTGGGAGTCGAGCAATGCAGCCTGGGACCTTCATTCTGGTGCAGGAGCATGAAAACAGCCACCCAATGCGAT GCTGTGG